Proteins encoded together in one Streptomyces sp. NA04227 window:
- a CDS encoding PucR family transcriptional regulator ligand-binding domain-containing protein, whose translation MRLRTLLDTDALGLRLLGGGSELDRTVGGVMTTDLRDPSRYLSGGELVLTGLAWRHAAADSEPFVRILVEARVAALAVGEAELGDIPEDLVQACARHGLPLFAVHESVAFATITEHVVRQVSGERAGDLAAVVDRHRRMISSGPAGGGPGVVLDLLGSDLDLRAWVLSPAGRLIAGSQPAGPALAPELGARLAAEHLRAARAGHRAPHRVTVDDTVYSLFPVRGSDTAGRDIRESVLSDWLLAVRADAADWPAERLDLLHGVTQLIAVERDRRDASRTVRRRLAQEVLDLVQTGAPPAEIAARLRVAAPVLLPGVGAAPHWQVVVARVEWDSPAGDAGTGDDGSGAGARDIDCGPVAQALLEETLPDAPAPGGTERGDRLAVAHTDGEAVALVPLSGRGGEESDSGLHAGTLLSAVSGPLAAGLAEDGRLTIGVSAAVHSAEGLRGALEEARHARRVAAARPGRVTAAGHQELASHVLLLPFVPDDVRRAFTARLLDPLRAYDRRHRAELVPTLEAFLDCDGSWTRCAARLHLHVNTLRYRVGRIEQLTGRDLARLEDKLDFFLALRMS comes from the coding sequence ATGCGGCTGCGCACCCTGCTCGACACCGATGCGCTGGGCCTCAGGCTGCTCGGCGGCGGCAGCGAGCTCGACCGCACGGTCGGCGGGGTGATGACCACCGACCTGCGCGACCCGAGCCGCTATCTCTCCGGCGGCGAGCTGGTGCTCACCGGCCTGGCCTGGCGGCACGCGGCCGCGGACTCCGAGCCCTTCGTACGGATCCTCGTCGAGGCCCGGGTCGCCGCGCTCGCCGTGGGTGAGGCCGAACTCGGCGACATCCCCGAGGACCTCGTCCAGGCCTGTGCGCGGCACGGCCTCCCGCTGTTCGCGGTCCACGAGTCGGTGGCGTTCGCGACGATCACCGAGCATGTCGTACGCCAGGTCTCGGGCGAGCGCGCGGGCGACCTGGCCGCCGTGGTGGACCGGCACCGACGGATGATCTCCTCGGGTCCGGCGGGCGGCGGCCCCGGGGTCGTACTCGATCTGCTCGGCTCCGACCTGGACCTGCGCGCCTGGGTGCTCTCCCCGGCGGGGCGCCTGATCGCCGGTTCACAGCCGGCCGGGCCCGCGCTCGCGCCCGAACTCGGCGCGCGCCTGGCCGCGGAACACCTGCGCGCGGCTCGTGCCGGGCACCGGGCGCCGCACCGGGTGACCGTGGACGACACCGTGTACTCGCTGTTCCCGGTACGCGGCAGCGACACCGCCGGACGGGACATACGTGAGAGCGTGCTGTCGGACTGGCTGCTCGCGGTGCGGGCGGACGCGGCCGACTGGCCCGCCGAACGCCTCGACCTGCTGCACGGGGTCACCCAGCTCATCGCGGTGGAACGGGACCGCAGGGACGCCTCGCGCACCGTGCGCCGCCGCCTCGCCCAGGAGGTCCTCGACCTCGTGCAGACCGGGGCGCCGCCCGCGGAGATCGCGGCCCGGCTGCGGGTCGCGGCCCCGGTACTGCTGCCCGGGGTCGGCGCCGCACCGCACTGGCAGGTCGTGGTCGCCCGTGTCGAGTGGGACTCCCCCGCCGGGGACGCGGGCACCGGGGACGACGGGAGCGGTGCGGGCGCACGGGACATCGACTGCGGTCCGGTGGCGCAGGCGCTCCTTGAGGAGACGCTGCCGGACGCGCCCGCGCCCGGCGGCACTGAGCGCGGCGACCGGCTGGCCGTGGCGCACACGGACGGGGAGGCGGTCGCGCTGGTGCCGCTGTCCGGGCGCGGCGGCGAGGAGTCGGATTCCGGCCTGCACGCGGGGACGCTGCTGAGCGCGGTGAGCGGGCCGCTCGCGGCGGGGCTCGCCGAGGACGGGCGGCTCACCATAGGGGTCAGCGCCGCCGTGCACTCGGCGGAGGGGCTGCGCGGCGCCCTGGAGGAGGCGCGGCACGCCCGCCGGGTGGCAGCCGCGCGTCCGGGCCGGGTCACCGCCGCCGGACACCAGGAACTGGCCTCCCACGTACTGCTGTTGCCGTTCGTACCGGACGATGTGCGCCGCGCCTTCACCGCCCGGCTGCTCGACCCGCTGCGCGCCTACGACCGCAGGCACCGTGCCGAACTCGTGCCCACCCTGGAGGCGTTCCTGGACTGCGACGGCTCCTGGACGCGGTGTGCGGCGCGGCTTCATCTGCACGTCAACACACTGCGCTACCGAGTGGGCCGTATCGAGCAGTTGACCGGCCGTGACCTGGCACGTCTGGAGGACAAGCTGGACTTCTTCCTTGCTCTGCGCATGAGTTGA
- a CDS encoding xanthine dehydrogenase family protein subunit M translates to MEFLRPTSWPEALAAKAAHPDAVPLAGGTDVMVELNFDHRRPARLLDLGRVRELFAYDRYDPHDRYEGDDEETGSGGRVRLGAAVPYRTIIDELRGELPALALAAHTVASPQIRNRGSVGGNLGTASPAGDAHPALLAAGARIEAASVRGTRCIPIDEFFTGVKRNALAPDELIRAVHIQRATGPQQFAKVGTRNAMVIAVCAFAMALHPDRRTVRTGIGSAAPTPVRAAEAEDFLTGVLDEHRAWDRAAPLPDAAVRRFGELCAAACRPIDDVRGTAAYRRHAVAVLARRTLNRTWESYRADARTSEGAA, encoded by the coding sequence ATGGAGTTCCTTCGTCCCACGAGCTGGCCCGAGGCGCTGGCGGCCAAGGCCGCGCACCCCGACGCGGTGCCCCTCGCGGGCGGCACCGATGTGATGGTCGAGCTCAACTTCGACCACCGCAGGCCCGCCCGGCTGCTCGACCTCGGCCGGGTGCGGGAGCTCTTCGCGTACGACCGGTACGACCCTCACGACCGGTACGAGGGGGACGACGAGGAGACCGGCAGCGGCGGCCGGGTGCGGCTCGGCGCCGCCGTCCCGTACCGGACGATCATCGACGAGCTGCGCGGCGAGTTGCCCGCCCTCGCCCTCGCCGCACACACCGTGGCCTCCCCGCAGATCCGCAACCGGGGCAGCGTGGGCGGCAACCTCGGCACCGCCTCGCCCGCGGGGGACGCCCACCCCGCGCTGCTCGCGGCCGGGGCCCGGATCGAGGCCGCCTCGGTACGCGGGACCCGGTGCATCCCGATCGACGAGTTCTTCACCGGCGTCAAGCGCAACGCCCTGGCGCCGGACGAGCTGATCCGGGCGGTGCACATCCAACGGGCAACGGGGCCACAGCAGTTCGCAAAGGTCGGCACCCGTAACGCGATGGTCATCGCGGTCTGCGCGTTCGCCATGGCCCTGCACCCCGACCGGCGCACGGTCCGTACCGGAATCGGCTCCGCGGCGCCCACCCCGGTGCGGGCGGCGGAGGCGGAGGACTTCCTCACCGGAGTGCTCGACGAGCACCGGGCCTGGGACCGGGCGGCGCCGCTGCCCGACGCGGCGGTACGGCGCTTCGGCGAACTGTGCGCCGCCGCCTGCCGCCCCATCGACGACGTACGCGGCACCGCCGCCTACCGCCGTCACGCGGTGGCCGTCCTCGCCCGCCGCACCCTGAACCGCACCTGGGAGTCGTACCGGGCGGACGCCCGCACCAGCGAAGGAGCCGCCTGA